The following coding sequences are from one Eriocheir sinensis breed Jianghai 21 chromosome 13, ASM2467909v1, whole genome shotgun sequence window:
- the LOC126998017 gene encoding folylpolyglutamate synthase, mitochondrial-like — protein sequence MARLFLTTYCQWRWWRRLTAPSSMAMKARTLSTHCQAEVDQHYEETVQTLNFLQSNAAILQRIRQERGSRANENIPATERFLAKVGVTLEDLDSLSVIHIAGTKGKGSTCSFIESILREHGFRTGFYSSPHLVAVRERIRINGQPISKEDFTRYFWDVYNQLVAKKSNDEDMPAYFKFLTVLALKVFLREEVDVAVVEVGIGGEHDCTNVMRRPAVCGVTTLDFDHTSILGSTIESIAWHKAGIMKPGVPTFTVEQPQQSALHVLIERAKEKESPLYLVPPLENYGWGAQPLQLGLAGNVQYCNASLALQLAQYWINSQTEGKNSRIVSTTSPSSDHPNLPVAAPFTLSDEEVLGLKSAVWPGRSQVMVSGPLTFFLDGAHTPVSMQACIDWFLKTAPMHAPQNGDTFRLLFFNSTGDRDPETLLQLLAPCNFDLAIFTTNLVTTSMSASSDQANYTISQDQMHLRCERQRNAWIRLIRDLSKHESERECHEEPETETANTLKGKEFENNLSLTPNLPASDVPSIIFPCIQDALLWLSCGRDPSLTGELLSPPAFPPPQRLQEAAHIQVLVTGSLHLVGGVLGVIDPELRCATHVRSARSKPPSLTDLVLSNYNKFSSPGTP from the exons ATGGCCCGCCTCTTCCTCACTACGTATTgccagtggcggtggtggcggcggctgaCAGCACCTTCCAGCATGGCCATGAAGGCGAGGACCCTCAGCACCCACTGCCAGGCCGAGGTAGACCAGCACTACGAG GAAACTGTGCAGACACTCAACTTCCTGCAGTCCAATGCAGCCATCCTGCAGCGCATCCGTCAGGAGCGAGGTTCCCGGGCTAATGAAAACATACCAGCCACCGAACGCTTCCTTGCCAAGGTTGGAGTGACCCTGGAGGACCTTGACTCCCTCTCAGTCATCCACATAGCAG GTACGAAGGGGAAGGGGTCAACCTGTTCCTTCATTGAGAGCATTCTGCGGGAACATGGCTTCCGCACAGGCTTCTACTCATCCCCTCACCTGGTGGCGGTGCGGGAGAGGATCCGCATCAATGGGCAGCCCATCTCCAAGGAGGACTTCACCAGATACTTCTGGGATGTGTACAACCAGCTGGTGGCCAAAAAG AGCAATGATGAAGACATGCCTGCATACTTCAAGTTCTTAACAGTACTTGCACTGAAGGTATTTCTGCGAGAggaagtggatgtggctgtggtggaggttGGCATCGGGGGTGAGCACGACTGTACCAATGTGATGAG GAGACCAGCGGTGTGTGGAGTGACCACCCTTGACTTTGACCACACCTCCATCTTGGGCAGCACCATAGAGTCCATAGCCTGGCACAAGGCTGGCATCATGAAGCCCGGAGTGCCGACTTTCACAGTGGAGCAGCCACAGCAGTCAGCTTTACATGTGTTGATAGAAAGGGCCAAGGAAAAAGAG AGTCCTCTATACCTTGTGCCACCCTTGGAAAACTATGGGTGGGGGGCACAGCCTCTTCAACTGGGACTGGCGGGCAATGTGCAGTACTGTAATGCATCGCTTGCCCTTCAGCTGGCCCAGTACTGGATCAACTCCCAGACTGAAG GGAAGAATTCTAGGATAGTGAGCACAACATCCCCAAGCTCAGATCACCCAAACCTACCTGTAGCTGCTCCCTTCACCCTGTCTGACgaggaggtgctgggcctcaagTCTGCTGTGTGGCCAGGAAGGTCCCAG GTGATGGTGAGTGGCCCCCTGACCTTCTTCCTGGATGGGGCCCACACGCCGGTCAGCATGCAGGCTTGCATCGACTGGTTTCTCAAGACGGCTCCCATGCATGCCCCACAGAA TGGGGACACCTTTCGCTTGCTCTTCTTCAACTCCACTGGTGACCGGGACCCAGAGACTCTCCTCCAGTTGTTAGCTCCCTGTAACTTTGATCTGGCAATCTTCACCACCAACTTGGTCACCACCTCCATGAGTGCTTCTTCGG ATCAGGCCAACTACACCATCTCCCAGGACCAGATGCATCTGCGGTGTGAACGACAGAGAAACGCTTGGATTCGTCTCATAAGAGATCTCTCAAAGCATGAATCTGAGAGAGAGTGTCATGAGGAGCCTGAGACTGAGACAGCCAACACATTGAAGGGCAAGGAGTTTGAGAACAACCTGAGCCTCACCCCAAACCTGCCAGCCTCAGATGTGCCAAGCATCATCTTCCCGTGCATTCAGGATGCCCTCCTGTGGCTGTCCTGTGGCCGAGATCCCAGCCTCACGGGGGAGCTGCTCAGCCCACCAGCCTTTCCTCCCCCTCAGCGGCTCCAGGAAGCCGCACACATCCAG GTCCTAGTGACTGGCTCCCTGCACCTGGTGGGtggggtgttgggtgtgattGACCCTGAGCTTCGGTGTGCCACCCATGTACGCAGTGCCCGCAGCAAGCCGCCCTCACTCACCGACTTGGTCCTGAGCAACTATAATAAGTTCTCTTCCCCTGGAACACCTTGA